Proteins encoded in a region of the Novibacillus thermophilus genome:
- a CDS encoding response regulator transcription factor, with product MCKHSVNIKPLSQREKEVAILIAKGYTNQEIAEKLYVSRRRIVDIVISIKKKWQVKTRVEIGIICYHLGYIELKQDVKETNRVE from the coding sequence ATGTGTAAGCATTCGGTGAATATTAAACCGTTGAGTCAAAGAGAAAAGGAAGTCGCGATATTAATAGCCAAAGGGTATACAAACCAAGAGATTGCAGAGAAGTTGTACGTCAGTAGACGACGAATAGTAGACATTGTGATCTCGATCAAAAAAAAGTGGCAGGTTAAAACAAGAGTAGAAATTGGTATCATTTGCTATCACCTTGGGTACATCGAACTGAAACAAGATGTTAAGGAGACAAATCGTGTTGAGTAG
- a CDS encoding peptidase domain-containing ABC transporter: MLSRLPYIEQMEHSECGLACLAMICGYYKKHVTLTELREEFGVSKSGMSLFHLKKISEKLDFDVKAYRGDITTVSKSALPVIVFWEQRHYVVLEKMTKKYLYIVDPASGRRRLTIDEFNTSYSGIFLSLKPNAHWRKRKKQSSWGFYIKHAFKQPKWIVLVLLFSTLLQGLGILNPMLTQWITDEVLVPKNVSFISILGYAVFMLYLFYNLNLMARGYVVTKLQKHMDHALMSHFTQHLFKLPYQFFENRSSGDLLFRANSNTFIRSVFSNRLISLMIDCMLLFFYAALLVWYIPSMGIFVILSGVVCFVILLLSTSITQRLTSKEVEAQAKVQSITAENIHNICDIKVMGLERASYDTWEKNFMQQLVATEKRNLWDTFLNVISSGYQFILPVFLLWMGSSRVIEGSVSLGTLVAFSNLASSFMAPIVSIGTAYNEVILVNNYIKRIKDVVDSRAEGSKQNVSLQKLRGKIEIKNVDFRYSPYDEYVLKNVTLTIHPGEKVAIVGSSGSGKSTLAKLILGLYRATNGEVYIDDYPLSDYDLKSVRREIGTVLQETRLFNTTIYDNIVMNQPGLSIEQAVNAAKMAEIHDEIMKLPLGYYTVVSENGINFSGGQRQRLLIARALVTEPSILILDEATSSLDSVTEKKIMERLHTLECTRVMIAHRLSTIKNADRILVMHKGTIVEQGDHLSLYQKGGHYYHLYTQQLERADENSPLIR, from the coding sequence GTGTTGAGTAGACTTCCCTACATTGAACAAATGGAGCACAGTGAGTGTGGCTTAGCGTGTTTAGCGATGATTTGTGGTTATTACAAAAAACACGTGACACTGACTGAGTTAAGAGAAGAGTTTGGAGTATCCAAAAGTGGAATGTCTTTATTCCACCTCAAAAAAATTAGTGAAAAATTAGATTTTGACGTCAAGGCGTATAGAGGGGATATCACAACTGTCTCGAAAAGCGCCTTGCCGGTAATCGTCTTTTGGGAACAGAGACATTACGTTGTCCTTGAAAAGATGACAAAAAAGTACCTCTACATCGTTGACCCTGCTTCTGGAAGAAGGCGACTCACCATCGATGAGTTTAACACATCGTACTCTGGAATTTTTCTTTCGCTAAAACCGAATGCACATTGGCGAAAGAGAAAGAAACAGTCGAGTTGGGGTTTTTACATTAAACATGCGTTTAAACAACCAAAATGGATCGTGCTCGTGCTCTTGTTTTCCACTTTATTGCAAGGCTTGGGTATTTTGAACCCGATGCTGACTCAATGGATTACGGATGAAGTGTTAGTTCCGAAAAACGTTTCCTTCATTTCTATATTAGGGTATGCCGTGTTCATGCTGTACCTGTTTTACAATCTGAATTTAATGGCTAGGGGATATGTGGTCACCAAGTTGCAAAAGCATATGGATCACGCCCTCATGTCCCATTTTACGCAACACTTGTTTAAACTCCCGTATCAATTTTTTGAGAACCGCTCAAGCGGTGATCTGTTGTTTCGGGCAAATTCAAATACGTTCATTCGCTCTGTTTTTTCGAACCGCTTAATTTCACTCATGATAGATTGCATGCTGCTGTTTTTTTATGCAGCCTTGCTCGTTTGGTATATCCCCTCTATGGGAATATTTGTGATCTTAAGTGGTGTCGTTTGCTTTGTGATTCTTTTGTTAAGCACATCTATCACACAGAGATTGACCTCCAAAGAAGTGGAGGCGCAAGCCAAAGTACAGAGTATTACAGCTGAAAATATTCACAATATTTGCGACATTAAAGTGATGGGGCTAGAACGCGCATCTTACGACACATGGGAAAAAAACTTTATGCAACAGTTGGTTGCAACTGAGAAAAGGAATTTATGGGATACGTTTCTGAATGTTATTTCGTCAGGATATCAGTTTATTTTGCCTGTTTTTTTGCTTTGGATGGGAAGCTCCCGCGTCATTGAAGGGAGCGTAAGCTTAGGCACATTGGTTGCGTTTAGTAATTTGGCGTCTTCGTTCATGGCGCCGATCGTTTCTATCGGAACGGCTTATAACGAAGTGATTTTGGTGAATAACTACATCAAAAGAATTAAAGACGTAGTGGACAGTCGAGCGGAAGGTTCAAAACAAAACGTCTCGCTTCAAAAACTACGTGGCAAAATTGAGATCAAAAATGTAGATTTTCGATACAGTCCGTATGATGAATACGTCCTTAAAAATGTGACACTGACGATTCATCCAGGTGAAAAGGTGGCCATTGTCGGTTCTTCTGGATCGGGAAAGAGCACACTAGCAAAGCTGATTCTCGGGTTGTACCGTGCAACGAACGGTGAAGTGTACATAGACGACTACCCGTTAAGTGATTACGACTTGAAGTCCGTTCGGCGGGAAATCGGAACAGTGTTACAAGAGACTCGGCTATTCAACACAACGATCTATGACAATATTGTGATGAATCAGCCGGGTTTGTCGATTGAACAAGCAGTGAATGCTGCCAAGATGGCGGAAATTCATGACGAGATTATGAAACTCCCTTTAGGATACTATACCGTTGTGTCCGAAAATGGGATTAATTTTTCGGGTGGACAGCGTCAACGTTTATTAATCGCAAGGGCGCTCGTAACGGAACCTTCTATTCTTATTCTCGATGAAGCGACGAGCTCTCTAGATTCCGTAACCGAAAAAAAGATTATGGAGCGATTGCATACCCTTGAATGTACGCGTGTCATGATCGCCCATCGCCTCAGCACAATCAAGAATGCGGATCGAATACTTGTGATGCACAAGGGAACGATTGTGGAGCAAGGAGATCACCTTTCGCTCTATCAAAAGGGAGGTCACTACTATCACTTATACACCCAGCAACTAGAGAGAGCAGACGAGAATTCGCCTTTAATCAGGTAG
- a CDS encoding mersacidin/lichenicidin family type 2 lantibiotic, whose product MNRNDLVKAWKDPSYRERAGVSISHPAGEVLTEISDEELMRVNGGAGVEPQATPTTVSSAWCVSAGIGTGLLLTFTVCKN is encoded by the coding sequence GTGAATCGTAACGACTTGGTCAAGGCTTGGAAAGATCCGAGTTATCGTGAGCGGGCAGGAGTGTCCATCTCGCACCCCGCTGGAGAGGTATTAACCGAAATAAGCGATGAAGAATTAATGAGAGTTAATGGCGGGGCAGGAGTGGAGCCACAAGCTACCCCTACTACAGTGTCTTCCGCCTGGTGTGTTTCAGCTGGAATAGGCACGGGGCTTCTGCTCACATTCACTGTGTGCAAAAATTAA
- a CDS encoding mersacidin/lichenicidin family type 2 lantibiotic gives MSEQLVRAWKDPDYRETVQLNVAHPSGEALTEISDDELMRINGGADDAQAAAVTPTPLTSSMPCTVGIGIGTVIYSVMKC, from the coding sequence ATGAGTGAACAGCTTGTGAGAGCTTGGAAAGATCCTGATTATCGCGAGACAGTTCAACTTAACGTTGCGCACCCGTCTGGAGAAGCGTTAACGGAAATCAGCGACGATGAGCTCATGCGGATCAACGGAGGAGCTGATGACGCCCAAGCTGCTGCTGTCACCCCAACACCTCTCACTAGCTCCATGCCGTGTACAGTCGGAATCGGAATCGGAACTGTCATTTACTCCGTCATGAAATGTTAA